One Tumebacillus sp. BK434 genomic window carries:
- a CDS encoding ATP-binding protein has protein sequence MRRRLSALYRNILTNVKTSLRTQLMLTFLVCLGLAAIAGMATTVFLEDTFATPHEEIDSGLDILEIDTQHLAEEVELIAERHLDDEVLRKEEIQRALDNGEQSTSGQTANFRIIDEAGKVLLKSTSAQWAPVDLQYLLRTSMELRADRRANRLGSSQHYVLAAPMEYEGRDAYMICEGIPSTRVYYVQDFSMIGSVAFLVAFLILFYMITKRKTGYIEELAHGLQVISKGQLDHRVQQKGEDELGTLAQSINHMAQELQTKIEAEREAERARNELITSVSHDLRTPLTSIIGYLRLLNDDRAKTPEEMRDYLRVAFGKSEQLQRLVEDLFDYTTLSHHDVRLHTQRVSLNEMIEQIAEEYVPLMEESGLQLQKELPPRELFAEVDPETWFRVFENLLSNAIKYSHQPSTVILRLKQREGGAVILLENESDAIPKEQLERLFERFYRVEASRSTKSGGSGLGLAIAKSIVELHGGNIWATSSGNSIQFQIWLPLAK, from the coding sequence TTGAGACGTAGACTGTCCGCCCTGTACCGGAACATCCTCACCAACGTCAAGACCTCGCTGCGCACGCAGCTGATGCTGACCTTCCTCGTCTGTCTCGGGCTGGCCGCCATCGCCGGAATGGCAACCACGGTGTTTTTGGAAGATACGTTCGCCACGCCTCATGAGGAGATCGACAGCGGACTGGATATCCTGGAGATCGACACGCAGCATCTGGCCGAAGAGGTGGAACTGATCGCGGAGCGGCACCTGGATGATGAAGTGCTCCGAAAAGAGGAGATCCAGCGCGCGTTGGACAACGGCGAACAGAGCACGTCCGGGCAGACAGCCAATTTTCGCATCATCGACGAGGCTGGCAAGGTGCTGCTGAAGTCGACCAGCGCGCAATGGGCGCCGGTGGACCTGCAGTACCTGCTGCGCACTTCGATGGAGCTGCGCGCCGATCGCCGGGCGAACCGGCTCGGCTCCAGCCAGCACTATGTGTTGGCCGCTCCAATGGAGTATGAAGGGCGGGATGCCTACATGATCTGTGAGGGCATTCCCAGCACGCGCGTGTACTATGTGCAGGACTTTTCGATGATCGGATCGGTCGCGTTTCTGGTCGCCTTCCTGATCCTGTTTTACATGATCACCAAGCGCAAGACGGGCTACATCGAAGAACTGGCACACGGGCTGCAGGTGATCTCCAAAGGCCAGCTCGACCATCGGGTGCAGCAAAAAGGGGAGGACGAGCTCGGGACGTTGGCGCAGTCGATCAACCACATGGCGCAGGAACTGCAGACGAAGATCGAAGCGGAGCGGGAAGCGGAACGGGCGAGAAATGAGCTGATCACCTCCGTCTCGCACGATCTGCGCACACCGCTGACCTCGATCATCGGCTACCTGCGCCTCCTCAACGACGACCGCGCGAAGACGCCGGAGGAGATGCGCGACTACCTGCGCGTGGCGTTTGGGAAATCGGAGCAGTTGCAGCGGCTGGTGGAAGACCTGTTCGATTACACGACGCTGAGCCATCATGACGTGCGCTTACACACTCAGCGCGTTTCGTTAAATGAAATGATCGAGCAGATTGCAGAAGAATATGTGCCGCTGATGGAAGAGAGCGGACTGCAGCTGCAAAAAGAGCTGCCGCCCCGCGAGCTGTTTGCCGAGGTCGACCCGGAGACTTGGTTCCGGGTCTTCGAAAATCTGCTCAGCAATGCGATCAAATACAGCCACCAGCCGAGCACCGTCATCCTGCGGCTCAAACAGCGCGAAGGCGGGGCAGTGATCCTCTTGGAAAACGAAAGCGATGCCATCCCGAAAGAGCAGCTGGAGCGCCTGTTTGAACGCTTTTACCGCGTTGAGGCTTCCCGTTCCACGAAAAGCGGCGGGTCGGGTCTCGGGCTTGCGATCGCCAAGAGCATCGTCGAGCTGCACGGTGGAAACATTTGGGCGACCAGCAGCGGAAATTCCATCCAATTTCAGATTTGGCTGCCTTTAGCAAAATAA
- a CDS encoding S8 family serine peptidase, whose translation MKKSSALMLALALGMTTVTGLTVDGGQAQAQAGEQKFLVVFKQDSGLPAGYESVIANAGGSVKKAIPKLGAVQVTSTNPDFKSNIEKSNLVMNAGIENTIYPETVEGESFEMLSGTDAVDTGKADLYNRYGWDIKQVTNDGAAWNLPGGTGKSVDGKDIVIAVVDTGIDYTHPDLKKNYLYGKSFVPGVTDPRDDAGHGTHVAGSIAGVGRIMGVGPDLKVAAYRVFGPTGGAQTSDIANALMTAADDNVDVVNMSLGGYDWLQDPEYATKDVVADVRLFNRAIQYAIKGGVTVVGSAGNNNFDLSSPGKLSKELGYNGATHRSPSSQTLIRVAANGFELNRTYYSNYGVGKIDVTAPGGDYGTAWLETRDPALRNGNLRALSTVPGGYAWYMGTSMAAPKTAALAGLIIAKHGKDKLSPQQVKSIIQRTAIDINKPGYDGESGFGLINAVNALK comes from the coding sequence ATGAAAAAAAGTTCCGCACTGATGCTCGCACTTGCACTTGGCATGACCACCGTCACCGGCCTGACTGTTGACGGCGGCCAAGCACAAGCACAAGCTGGCGAACAGAAATTCCTCGTTGTCTTCAAACAAGACAGCGGTCTTCCGGCAGGCTATGAGTCTGTGATTGCAAACGCCGGCGGCTCTGTGAAGAAAGCGATTCCAAAACTCGGCGCAGTGCAAGTCACTTCGACCAACCCGGACTTCAAGAGCAACATCGAAAAATCCAACCTCGTGATGAACGCAGGCATTGAAAATACGATCTACCCGGAAACGGTAGAAGGCGAGTCCTTCGAAATGCTGTCCGGTACCGATGCAGTAGACACCGGCAAAGCAGACCTGTACAACCGTTACGGCTGGGATATCAAGCAAGTGACCAACGACGGCGCAGCTTGGAACTTGCCGGGCGGCACCGGCAAATCGGTTGACGGCAAAGACATCGTAATTGCTGTCGTCGACACCGGGATCGACTACACCCACCCGGACCTGAAGAAAAACTACCTGTACGGCAAGTCTTTCGTACCGGGCGTCACCGACCCGAGAGATGATGCGGGCCACGGCACGCACGTTGCAGGTTCCATCGCAGGCGTTGGCCGTATCATGGGCGTTGGTCCGGACCTGAAAGTGGCAGCTTACCGCGTATTCGGCCCGACCGGCGGCGCGCAGACTTCTGACATCGCCAACGCGCTGATGACGGCAGCAGATGACAACGTAGACGTAGTCAACATGTCGCTCGGCGGCTACGACTGGCTGCAAGATCCGGAATACGCAACGAAAGACGTGGTGGCAGACGTTCGCCTGTTCAACCGCGCGATCCAATACGCGATCAAAGGCGGCGTAACCGTTGTCGGCTCCGCAGGCAACAACAACTTCGACCTGTCTTCGCCGGGCAAGCTGTCCAAGGAGCTCGGCTACAACGGTGCGACGCACCGCAGCCCGTCCTCTCAGACCCTGATCCGCGTGGCGGCAAACGGCTTTGAGCTGAACCGCACCTACTACTCCAACTACGGCGTAGGCAAGATCGACGTCACCGCTCCGGGCGGCGACTACGGCACCGCTTGGCTGGAAACCCGCGATCCGGCGCTGCGCAACGGCAACCTGCGCGCTCTGTCCACCGTTCCGGGCGGCTATGCTTGGTACATGGGCACCTCGATGGCAGCTCCGAAAACCGCAGCTCTGGCTGGTCTGATCATCGCCAAGCACGGTAAAGACAAGCTGTCCCCGCAACAAGTCAAGAGCATCATCCAACGTACGGCGATCGACATCAACAAGCCGGGCTACGACGGCGAATCCGGCTTCGGCCTGATCAACGCGGTCAACGCGCTGAAATAG
- the miaB gene encoding tRNA (N6-isopentenyl adenosine(37)-C2)-methylthiotransferase MiaB, which yields MSVKNEGFIQIDDLDQHAADIHRPTIAERQRVDYRELAKEVGRLGAGKTYFIRTHGCQMNEHDTEIMSGMLEEMGYTQAREMYDADFILYNTCAVRENAEDKVWGNLGTLKPMKAKNPNLIIGLCGCMAQEEVVRERIRTTHPHVDIVFGTHNIHVLPGLIEEAHHSKETIFDVWDAAHDGTIENLPKVRKDDVRAWVNIQYGCNKFCTYCIVPFTRGEERSRLPQDVIEEIEQLAAEGYKEITLLGQNVNDYGIDLEGVDFADLLEMAAQVEGIERIRFTTSNPWNFTDKLIDTIARHKKIPNYIHLPVQSGSSQVLRRMKRGYTREEYLDLVSRIKTRIPDVALTTDIIVGFPGETEEQFLETVSLIEQVRYEGAYTFVYSPRAGTPATRLPDDVSEEDKKKRLYRLNEVQDKISLEQNQKLVGLVLEVLVEGESKTNADVLQARTESNKLVHIEGAKELIGQMIHVKVTEAKTWYLRGEVLPQGVSV from the coding sequence ATGAGCGTAAAGAACGAAGGTTTCATTCAAATAGATGACCTCGACCAGCATGCTGCCGATATTCACCGCCCGACGATCGCGGAGCGTCAGCGCGTTGATTACCGCGAGCTCGCCAAGGAAGTGGGACGGCTCGGCGCAGGGAAGACCTACTTCATCCGCACGCACGGCTGCCAGATGAACGAACATGATACTGAGATCATGTCCGGGATGCTGGAAGAGATGGGCTATACCCAGGCGCGCGAGATGTACGACGCCGATTTTATCCTCTATAACACCTGTGCCGTTCGCGAAAATGCGGAGGACAAAGTGTGGGGCAACCTCGGCACGCTGAAGCCGATGAAAGCGAAGAACCCGAACCTGATCATCGGCCTCTGCGGCTGCATGGCGCAGGAAGAGGTCGTGCGCGAGCGCATCCGCACCACGCACCCGCATGTCGACATCGTGTTCGGCACGCACAACATCCATGTGCTGCCCGGCCTGATCGAAGAGGCGCACCACAGCAAAGAGACGATCTTTGACGTGTGGGATGCCGCGCATGACGGCACGATCGAAAATCTGCCGAAAGTCCGCAAAGACGATGTGCGCGCCTGGGTCAACATTCAGTATGGCTGCAACAAGTTCTGCACCTACTGCATCGTGCCGTTCACCCGCGGCGAAGAGCGCTCGCGCCTGCCACAGGACGTGATCGAAGAGATCGAGCAGTTGGCGGCGGAAGGCTACAAGGAGATCACCTTGCTCGGCCAAAACGTCAACGACTACGGCATCGACCTCGAAGGCGTCGATTTTGCCGATCTGCTCGAGATGGCGGCACAGGTAGAGGGAATTGAACGCATCCGCTTCACCACGTCCAACCCTTGGAACTTCACCGACAAGCTGATCGACACGATCGCTCGCCACAAGAAGATCCCGAACTACATCCATCTCCCGGTGCAGTCCGGCTCGTCGCAGGTGCTGCGCCGCATGAAGCGCGGCTATACCCGTGAGGAATACCTCGATCTGGTCAGCCGCATCAAGACACGCATCCCGGATGTGGCGCTGACCACCGACATCATCGTCGGCTTCCCGGGCGAGACGGAAGAGCAGTTCCTGGAAACGGTCTCGCTGATCGAGCAGGTGCGCTATGAAGGCGCCTACACGTTTGTCTACTCGCCGCGCGCCGGCACTCCGGCGACCCGCCTGCCGGACGATGTGTCGGAAGAGGACAAGAAAAAGCGCCTCTACCGCCTGAACGAAGTGCAGGACAAGATATCGCTTGAGCAGAATCAAAAGCTCGTCGGCCTTGTGCTGGAAGTGCTGGTCGAAGGCGAATCGAAGACCAACGCGGACGTGCTGCAGGCGCGCACCGAGTCGAACAAGCTGGTGCACATCGAAGGCGCCAAAGAATTGATCGGGCAGATGATCCATGTCAAAGTCACCGAAGCCAAGACCTGGTACTTGCGCGGTGAAGTTCTGCCACAGGGGGTATCCGTATGA
- a CDS encoding YlbF family regulator, translating into MSNALAAHPVLAERAEQIGAMVTRSLEMSIFKQAERDLQESGEAQSLIAELQQKQAAGAEVDAVLDRLEGLDVVRHFSAAQQGLSEVIEHVTKILTATLSGRLDIVLEQEGGCCSSCPSTGCDGVSGSAGCTGSASSCSA; encoded by the coding sequence ATGAGCAACGCACTCGCCGCACATCCCGTGCTCGCCGAGCGCGCTGAACAGATCGGCGCGATGGTGACGCGGTCGCTGGAGATGTCCATTTTTAAACAAGCGGAGCGCGACTTGCAAGAGAGCGGGGAAGCGCAAAGCCTGATCGCCGAACTGCAGCAGAAGCAGGCGGCTGGCGCTGAGGTCGACGCCGTGCTCGACCGCCTGGAAGGGCTCGATGTCGTCCGCCACTTCTCAGCCGCCCAGCAAGGGCTGTCCGAAGTGATCGAGCATGTGACGAAGATTCTGACCGCGACCTTGTCCGGTCGCCTCGACATCGTGCTCGAACAGGAAGGCGGCTGCTGCTCGTCCTGCCCGTCGACCGGCTGCGACGGCGTGTCCGGCTCGGCCGGCTGCACCGGCAGCGCGTCGTCCTGCTCGGCGTAA
- the mutS gene encoding DNA mismatch repair protein MutS yields the protein MAKFTPMMQQYMDTKAQAPDALLFFRLGDFYELFFDDAVTAARELEITLTGRGNGSDEKIPMCGVPHHSAENYVLRLVEKGYKVAICDQVEDASAAKGIVRREIVRVVTPGTVMESKALQEKANLYLASIVHKDGVFGVSFCDLSTGELLVVEHADEQAMLDEMVRYQPAEVVVPAGEAESEYAKTVQELLRTVLTAGAEKTHRFDRAGETLRGHFGVISVESFGLAEHPLAVSAAGMLLSYLAATQKRSLSHLKMPSYITSDEYMTLDAFSRRNLELIETLRDKSKHGALLGLLDETVTAMGGRLLRRFVERPLANKQRIEERLDAVGELYDQLLLREDVRQLLDLVYDLERLVARVAYGSANARDLQAIGSSLSILPHLKERLAGTGAGLLQHIAGRIEDFGPVVDLIERAVVDEPPVSLKDGGVIRDGFDEYLDTLKQASREGKQWIANLEATEREKTGIKSLKVGFNKVFGYYIEVSRTNVQYVPDTYERKQTLTNGERYVTPELKEKESLILEAEEKLLDLEYQTFVGVRDEVATWLLKIQQAAEAIALTDVLQSLATVSAKRRYVRPVIATDDRIVISEGRHPVVEAMLKGEPFVANDTLLDNDSHQISLITGPNMAGKSTYMRQVALIVLLAQMGCFVPADHAEIGIVDRVFTRIGASDDLAGGQSTFMVEMVELANILHHATPKSLIILDEIGRGTSTFDGISIAQAVVEFLHRNPQVGAKTLFATHYHELTKFTESFAGVRHYSTHVQEQGDGIVFLRKILPQAADRSYGIQVAKLAGLPQEVLARAREILAELEHGKPEPKRGVYQPKDDLGGAMILRDDVVREAATAYEADAPAAKKKQPSKETAPTMQLSLFADGTAEHPVVEELKSLDVMKLTPLDAMNLLYQLQQKARGSEA from the coding sequence ATGGCGAAGTTTACACCGATGATGCAGCAATATATGGATACGAAAGCGCAGGCGCCGGACGCCTTGCTGTTTTTTCGCTTAGGCGATTTCTATGAACTGTTTTTTGACGATGCGGTGACGGCGGCGCGGGAGCTGGAGATCACGCTGACCGGCCGGGGCAACGGCTCCGATGAAAAAATTCCGATGTGCGGCGTACCGCATCATTCGGCGGAGAACTATGTCCTGCGCCTCGTGGAAAAAGGCTACAAAGTTGCGATCTGCGACCAGGTCGAAGACGCCTCGGCCGCCAAAGGCATCGTGCGCCGCGAGATCGTGCGCGTCGTGACGCCGGGCACGGTGATGGAAAGCAAGGCGCTGCAGGAGAAAGCGAATCTTTACCTTGCGTCGATCGTGCACAAGGACGGCGTGTTTGGCGTGTCGTTCTGCGACCTGTCGACCGGGGAACTGCTCGTCGTCGAGCATGCGGACGAGCAGGCGATGCTCGACGAGATGGTGCGCTACCAGCCGGCAGAAGTGGTCGTGCCGGCGGGCGAGGCGGAGAGCGAGTATGCGAAGACCGTGCAGGAACTGCTGCGCACGGTGCTGACGGCAGGCGCGGAGAAGACGCACCGCTTCGACCGGGCCGGTGAGACGTTGCGCGGGCATTTTGGCGTGATTTCGGTGGAGTCGTTTGGCCTGGCGGAGCACCCGCTGGCGGTGTCGGCAGCGGGGATGCTTTTGTCGTATCTGGCTGCGACGCAAAAGCGCAGCTTGAGCCACCTGAAGATGCCGTCCTACATCACGAGCGATGAGTATATGACATTGGACGCTTTCTCTCGGCGCAATCTGGAGCTGATCGAGACCTTGCGCGACAAGAGCAAGCACGGGGCGCTGCTCGGGCTGCTCGACGAGACGGTGACGGCGATGGGCGGGCGGCTGTTGCGCCGCTTTGTCGAGCGTCCGCTGGCCAACAAGCAGCGCATCGAGGAGCGCTTGGATGCGGTCGGGGAGCTGTATGACCAGTTGCTGCTGCGCGAAGATGTGCGCCAACTGCTCGACCTCGTCTATGACTTGGAGCGGCTGGTGGCGCGGGTGGCGTACGGCTCGGCCAATGCGCGGGACCTGCAGGCGATCGGCTCGTCCCTGTCGATCCTGCCCCATCTGAAAGAGCGCTTGGCGGGCACCGGGGCCGGGCTGCTGCAACACATCGCCGGGCGGATCGAAGATTTCGGGCCGGTCGTCGACCTGATCGAGCGCGCGGTGGTCGATGAACCGCCGGTGTCGTTGAAGGACGGCGGGGTGATCCGCGACGGTTTCGACGAGTATCTGGACACGCTGAAGCAGGCCAGCCGTGAGGGGAAGCAGTGGATCGCCAATCTGGAAGCGACCGAGCGCGAGAAGACGGGCATCAAATCGCTGAAAGTCGGCTTCAACAAAGTGTTCGGCTATTACATTGAAGTCTCGCGCACCAACGTGCAGTACGTGCCGGACACGTACGAGCGCAAGCAGACGCTGACCAACGGCGAGCGCTATGTGACGCCGGAGCTGAAAGAAAAAGAATCGCTGATCCTCGAAGCGGAAGAGAAGCTGCTCGATCTGGAATACCAGACGTTTGTCGGGGTGCGCGATGAAGTGGCGACTTGGCTGTTGAAGATCCAGCAGGCGGCGGAGGCGATCGCGCTGACCGACGTTTTGCAGTCCCTGGCGACGGTGTCGGCGAAGCGCCGCTATGTGCGCCCGGTGATCGCCACCGATGACCGGATCGTGATCAGTGAAGGGCGTCACCCGGTGGTGGAAGCGATGCTGAAAGGCGAGCCTTTTGTGGCGAACGATACGCTGCTCGACAACGATAGCCACCAGATCTCACTGATCACCGGGCCGAACATGGCCGGGAAATCGACCTACATGCGGCAGGTGGCGCTGATCGTGCTGCTCGCCCAGATGGGCTGCTTCGTGCCGGCCGATCACGCCGAGATCGGGATCGTCGACCGCGTGTTCACCCGCATCGGGGCGTCGGATGACCTCGCGGGCGGTCAGTCGACGTTTATGGTCGAGATGGTGGAGCTGGCGAACATTTTGCATCATGCCACGCCGAAGAGCCTGATCATCCTCGATGAGATCGGGCGCGGCACGTCGACGTTTGACGGCATCTCGATCGCGCAGGCGGTGGTCGAGTTCCTGCACCGGAATCCGCAGGTCGGGGCGAAGACGCTGTTTGCGACACACTATCATGAGCTGACGAAGTTCACGGAGTCGTTTGCCGGCGTGCGGCACTATTCGACGCATGTGCAGGAGCAAGGCGACGGGATCGTCTTCCTGCGCAAGATTCTGCCCCAGGCGGCCGACCGCTCCTACGGGATTCAGGTCGCCAAGCTGGCCGGGCTGCCGCAGGAAGTGCTGGCGCGGGCGCGGGAGATCCTGGCCGAACTGGAGCACGGCAAACCGGAGCCGAAGCGGGGCGTGTATCAGCCCAAAGACGATTTGGGCGGCGCGATGATCCTGCGCGACGATGTGGTGCGGGAGGCGGCGACGGCGTATGAAGCGGACGCGCCTGCCGCCAAGAAGAAGCAGCCGTCAAAAGAAACGGCACCGACGATGCAACTGTCCCTGTTCGCCGACGGGACGGCGGAGCATCCGGTGGTGGAAGAGCTGAAATCGCTTGACGTGATGAAACTGACGCCGCTCGATGCGATGAATCTGCTCTACCAGCTGCAGCAAAAAGCGCGGGGAAGTGAGGCATAA
- the mutL gene encoding DNA mismatch repair endonuclease MutL, producing the protein MGRIAVLSDLLANKIAAGEVVERPASVIKELLENAVDADSTQIIVEIEQGGLDLIKVSDNGYGMEKDDALKAFERHATSKIKTDKDLFRIRTLGFRGEALPSIASVAKVEAKTRTLEANEGTLVKIDGGTLVAHDVCAAKKGTEIAVRDLFYNTPARLKYLKSIQTELGHILDYVNRMALAHPQISFRLYHNGRQVIQTPGDGKLLHAVAAIYGSDIARQMVPVEWETYDYKIEGVAGYPELNRANRNHCSFFINGRFVRSYQLMNAVQSAYHTLLPINRYPVVVLSLTLDPGLVDVNVHPNKLEVRFSEEKDVMTAVQQAVESALKGQTFIPKATAKSFDTEPKEKSSQETMDLRVISPPAEPKPAPTAPARYVPGANGPKYREPLPQGGALVRETPTTAYRPKERERERDQHLSRQQVDAALGAYRRPPDDQPKRAEEEQVRLSGQTGQSRQSGSDADDSRAEDVLQSAAATPDPEQASLAADATAPQEQEDVRANVPQFQPVAQVLGMYIVAQDETGLYLIDQHAAHEKVLFEKFSGKLAARQLHPLPLLVPLTLELTAAEAAQLEERIPALLECQIEVESFGGKSFLIRSVPDIWEGQNTQALLQELIDELLQEGSARNPLQLIENKVISKACKAAIKANQWLSMPEMIALCDQLRELKNPFTCPHGRPIIIHMSNYDLEKQFKRVM; encoded by the coding sequence ATGGGAAGAATTGCAGTCTTGAGCGACCTGCTCGCCAACAAGATCGCCGCCGGGGAAGTGGTCGAACGCCCGGCGTCGGTCATCAAGGAACTGCTTGAAAACGCGGTCGATGCGGACAGCACACAGATCATCGTCGAGATCGAGCAAGGCGGGCTTGACCTGATCAAAGTCTCCGACAACGGCTACGGGATGGAGAAAGACGATGCTTTGAAGGCGTTCGAGCGCCACGCGACGAGCAAGATCAAGACGGACAAAGACTTGTTCCGCATCCGTACGCTCGGCTTTCGCGGCGAGGCGTTGCCGTCGATCGCCTCGGTGGCGAAAGTGGAAGCGAAGACGCGGACGCTGGAGGCGAATGAAGGAACGCTCGTCAAAATCGACGGCGGCACCCTGGTCGCGCATGACGTGTGCGCGGCGAAAAAGGGGACGGAGATCGCCGTGCGCGATCTGTTTTACAACACCCCGGCCCGCTTGAAGTATCTCAAGTCGATTCAGACGGAGCTCGGGCACATCTTGGACTATGTGAACCGGATGGCTTTGGCGCATCCGCAGATCTCTTTCCGGCTGTACCACAACGGACGGCAGGTGATCCAGACGCCGGGCGACGGGAAGCTCCTGCACGCGGTCGCGGCGATCTACGGCAGCGACATCGCGCGGCAGATGGTGCCGGTCGAATGGGAGACGTACGATTACAAGATCGAAGGGGTGGCGGGGTATCCTGAACTCAACCGGGCCAACCGCAACCACTGTTCGTTCTTCATCAACGGGCGCTTCGTGCGCAGCTACCAGTTGATGAACGCAGTGCAGTCGGCGTACCATACGCTCCTGCCGATCAACCGCTACCCGGTCGTCGTGCTGTCGCTGACGCTCGACCCGGGGCTGGTCGATGTGAACGTGCATCCGAACAAACTGGAAGTGCGCTTCTCCGAGGAGAAAGACGTGATGACCGCCGTGCAGCAAGCGGTGGAATCGGCTTTAAAAGGTCAGACCTTTATTCCGAAAGCGACGGCGAAGTCGTTCGATACAGAGCCAAAGGAAAAATCGTCGCAGGAGACGATGGACTTGCGGGTCATCTCGCCGCCCGCAGAGCCCAAGCCGGCGCCGACCGCGCCGGCCCGCTACGTGCCCGGCGCCAACGGACCCAAATACCGCGAACCGCTCCCGCAAGGCGGTGCCCTCGTCCGCGAAACGCCGACCACCGCCTACCGCCCGAAAGAGCGGGAGCGCGAACGGGATCAGCATCTGTCACGGCAGCAGGTCGACGCGGCGCTGGGCGCTTATCGCCGCCCGCCAGACGACCAGCCGAAGCGGGCGGAAGAAGAGCAGGTGAGGCTGTCAGGGCAAACCGGGCAGTCTAGGCAGTCTGGGTCCGACGCTGACGATTCGCGAGCGGAGGATGTTCTGCAGAGCGCGGCAGCGACTCCGGACCCCGAACAGGCATCGCTTGCCGCTGACGCAACGGCTCCACAGGAGCAAGAGGACGTGCGCGCCAACGTTCCGCAGTTCCAACCGGTCGCTCAGGTGCTGGGCATGTACATCGTCGCCCAGGACGAGACCGGCCTCTATCTGATCGACCAGCACGCCGCCCACGAGAAAGTCTTGTTCGAGAAGTTCTCCGGCAAGCTCGCCGCGCGCCAGCTCCATCCCTTGCCGCTCTTGGTGCCGCTTACGCTGGAGCTGACAGCGGCAGAAGCGGCGCAACTGGAAGAACGCATCCCGGCGCTGTTGGAATGCCAGATCGAAGTGGAGAGCTTCGGGGGCAAATCGTTTTTGATCCGCAGTGTCCCGGACATCTGGGAAGGGCAAAATACGCAGGCGCTGCTGCAGGAGCTGATCGACGAGCTGCTTCAGGAAGGCAGCGCCCGCAATCCGCTGCAGCTGATCGAAAACAAAGTCATCAGCAAAGCGTGTAAAGCGGCGATCAAAGCCAACCAATGGCTGTCGATGCCGGAGATGATCGCCTTGTGCGACCAGTTGCGGGAGCTGAAAAATCCGTTCACCTGCCCGCACGGCCGCCCGATCATCATCCACATGTCGAACTACGATCTGGAGAAGCAATTTAAAAGGGTGATGTAG
- a CDS encoding class I SAM-dependent methyltransferase: MQNRPITVTTGLKVRAAYVEQAHVYAAAIGGTYVERNKRGLGNMQEIYGDPLLVVSERVKLHIGDEEFFFHPSMANTRIKRLKSGDNDIVIEYTDARPGDVILDCTLGLGSDSIVFAHVAGETGRVIGVESSPVIAYLVQRGLQEFTVDVKAVNEAMRRVEVVCADHLDYMRALPDNSVDIVYFDPMFRRTVEKSQAMEPMRVLGNDRPIELAAVTEAKRVARRRVVMKERWYSKEFARLGFQILRKSSGSTNYGVIDLEEAGI, from the coding sequence GTGCAAAACCGTCCAATTACCGTAACCACCGGACTGAAAGTCCGCGCTGCATACGTCGAGCAGGCCCATGTCTACGCCGCTGCGATCGGCGGCACGTACGTCGAGCGCAACAAGCGCGGCTTAGGCAACATGCAGGAAATCTACGGGGATCCTCTGCTCGTCGTCTCCGAGCGGGTCAAACTGCATATCGGCGACGAAGAATTCTTTTTTCATCCAAGCATGGCAAATACAAGAATCAAGCGCCTGAAATCTGGCGACAATGATATCGTGATCGAGTATACAGACGCCCGCCCCGGCGATGTCATCCTCGACTGTACGCTCGGGCTCGGCTCCGATTCGATCGTGTTCGCCCATGTCGCCGGCGAGACGGGACGGGTGATCGGCGTGGAATCCTCGCCGGTCATCGCCTATCTCGTTCAGCGCGGCCTGCAGGAATTCACCGTCGACGTCAAAGCGGTGAATGAAGCGATGCGGCGCGTGGAAGTGGTCTGTGCCGACCACCTCGACTACATGCGCGCGTTGCCCGACAATTCGGTCGACATCGTCTATTTCGACCCGATGTTCCGCCGCACCGTCGAGAAGTCGCAAGCGATGGAGCCGATGCGCGTCCTCGGCAACGACCGCCCGATCGAGCTCGCCGCCGTCACCGAGGCGAAGCGCGTGGCCAGACGGCGCGTCGTGATGAAAGAGCGCTGGTACTCCAAAGAGTTTGCGCGCCTCGGCTTTCAAATTTTGCGCAAGTCTTCCGGTTCGACAAATTATGGGGTGATAGATCTGGAGGAGGCGGGCATATGA